A single window of Gossypium hirsutum isolate 1008001.06 chromosome A10, Gossypium_hirsutum_v2.1, whole genome shotgun sequence DNA harbors:
- the LOC107896390 gene encoding uncharacterized protein, with the protein MSSASSVLVASSSFLYWIPKPSPSKFSKFPSTPSLTPSSPPCYRVVCSGGSPQPASFPDLSFALHDALESTGIDASHAREARKSFVSQIQKLSDIERETSICINRCVVLGRTSLYIAAEDDSLMSQSSVPLPVDAFLERLDDLSMGYCSHYNSVCRSSRQNFLESIEKYLYVKKGFRRSTANNQAEPQALDLHSVLTHRSGSAVMLSLIHSEILKMLRLWGLLDFDVEIFFPHDPHGLPRAYDKQKSKESDQPHIMTVQMLLEEILRNLKDAFWPFQRGAADSLFLRAANAANCIDKFNGFEDSGYRLASAKAAQHRLDRGVWTSVHFGDMRRALSACERLILLRTDPKEMRDYSILLYHCGLYEQALKFLKLYQDMKSSSAQNPSTDPVSNLEEDTVKKLIVRLNLIAMEGGWTRPWYVRNYLGNNSEPW; encoded by the exons ATGAGTTCAGCTTCTTCAGTACTTGTCGCTTCTTCATCGTTTCTATATTGGATTCCTAAGCCTTCTCCTTCTAAATTCTCCAAATTCCCGTCAACTCCTTCCCTTACTCCGTCTTCTCCGCCGTGTTACCGTGTGGTGTGCAGTGGCGGATCCCCTCAACCGGCATCGTTCCCCGATCTCAGCTTCGCCTTGCATGATGCTCTCGAATCTACTGGAATCGATGCCTCTCATGCTAGA GAGGCGAGGAAGAGTTTTGTTTCGCAGATTCAAAAGTTATCTGATATAGAGAGAGAAACAAGTATCTGCATAAATAGATGTGTTGTTCTGGGGAGAACATCTCTTTATATAGCAGCAGAGGATGATTCTCTCATGTCACAGTCTTCCGTTCCTCTGCCGGTGGATGCATTCCTCGAAAGATTGGATGATCTCTCAATGGGCTACTGCTCCCACTATAACTCAGTATGTAGGTCCTCAAGGCAGAATTTTTTGGAGAGCATAGAAAAATATCTATATGTCAAAAAG GGCTTCCGAAGATCTACTGCCAATAATCAAGCAGAGCCACAAGCCCTTGATCTTCACTCG GTTTTGACACATCGTTCGGGTTCTGCTGTAATGCTTTCACTGATACATTCAGAGATTCTGAAAATGCTTCGCTTGTGGGGCCTTCTGGATTTCGATGTTGAGATTTTTTTTCCACATGATCCTCATGGTCTTCCTAGAGCCTATGATAAGCAAAAGAGCAAAGAGTCTGATCAGCCACACATAATGACCGTACAAATGCTATTGGAGGAG attttaagaaatttaaaggATGCTTTCTGGCCATTTCAACGTGGTGCTGCTGATAGTTTATTCTTAAGGGCCGCAAATGCTGCTAACTGTATAGATAAATTTAATGGCTTTGAAGATAG TGGCTATCGGCTTGCATCTGCAAAGGCTGCTCAACATAGGCTAGATCGGGGTGTCTGGACCAGTGTTCATTTTGGGGATATGAGGCGTGCTTTATCTG CATGTGAACGCCTTATTCTTCTAAGAACCGATCCGAAGGAAATGAGAGATTATAGCATTCTCCTCTATCATTGTGGATTGTACGAGCAGGCTCTGAAATTTCTCAAATTGTATCAAGACAtgaag AGTTCTTCCGCACAAAATCCGTCAACAGATCCAGTTAGCAACCTAGAAGAAGATACTGTGAAGAAATTGATTGTTCGTCTCAATCTCATTGCAATGGAGGGAGGTTGGACCCGGCCATGGTATGTCAGAAATTATCTTGGCAATAACTCTGAGCCATGGTAA